One part of the Salinivirga cyanobacteriivorans genome encodes these proteins:
- a CDS encoding SiaB family protein kinase → MTLEQETTFKIYDILDTEGLSYFYRGDLTASITDGILALTETNLTKANEPVKVKKRVYTILVEGLQNITRHQDETGTWKSFFGVEQSGEFYYITMANIILNENQKKLTSQLDKINSLEKEELKDFYKKTLMENELSEKGGAGLGLIEMARKSGNKLQYAFKKLDDKWSYFYLRTYIKHNFAAVNSDESHLNFGNIFDLHEQLDKENVLIIFNGIFNQESLINLLSIIESQMAGQAALKKKVFNIMVELLQNIVKHGISPIKQEGNPGLFYISYSKNGYKLHTGNYIKPDKIDSLKENIDKVNNLNNEELNEFYDKRLFNFQIDNNKESGLGLIELRMKSNSNLKYAFKETGEKYTFFTIEVTIKD, encoded by the coding sequence ATGACCCTTGAACAGGAAACAACTTTTAAGATATATGACATACTGGATACCGAAGGCCTAAGTTATTTTTATCGTGGTGATTTAACTGCAAGCATTACCGATGGAATACTGGCGCTCACAGAAACCAACCTTACCAAAGCCAATGAACCTGTAAAAGTTAAAAAGCGGGTGTATACCATTTTGGTCGAAGGCTTACAAAACATAACCCGCCACCAGGACGAAACCGGAACATGGAAAAGTTTCTTTGGCGTAGAGCAGAGCGGTGAATTTTATTACATCACCATGGCCAACATAATCCTGAATGAGAATCAGAAAAAACTAACCAGCCAACTGGACAAAATCAATAGCCTGGAAAAAGAAGAGCTTAAAGATTTTTACAAAAAGACCCTCATGGAAAATGAGCTCTCTGAGAAAGGTGGTGCCGGGCTTGGGTTAATTGAAATGGCCAGAAAATCAGGGAATAAACTACAGTATGCCTTTAAAAAGCTCGATGATAAATGGTCGTATTTTTACTTGCGCACCTACATAAAACATAATTTTGCCGCAGTGAATTCCGATGAATCGCATCTGAATTTTGGCAATATTTTCGATCTGCATGAGCAGTTAGACAAAGAGAATGTGCTCATTATCTTCAATGGAATTTTTAACCAGGAGAGCCTTATCAACCTGTTATCAATTATTGAAAGCCAAATGGCCGGGCAGGCCGCTTTAAAAAAGAAGGTATTCAATATTATGGTAGAATTGTTACAAAATATTGTTAAGCATGGAATATCGCCCATTAAGCAAGAAGGTAATCCGGGACTGTTTTATATTTCATATTCTAAAAACGGCTATAAGCTTCATACAGGAAATTATATTAAACCAGATAAAATTGATTCACTCAAGGAAAATATTGATAAAGTTAACAATTTGAACAATGAAGAGCTAAATGAGTTTTATGATAAACGGCTTTTCAATTTTCAGATTGACAATAACAAAGAATCTGGACTCGGCCTCATAGAATTACGCATGAAAAGTAACAGTAATCTGAAATATGCGTTTAAAGAGACAGGTGAAAAATATACCTTTTTCACAATCGAAGTAACAATAAAGGACTAA
- a CDS encoding S1C family serine protease, which yields MEKRKLFINFIAGVFGGLLVLLVYTISTNQNTNTIQQRNNYEQIEQQNGFVRKAVDSNQSGTINSQTAGLSSPVGMLENEMVSAAQKTVDAVVHVKTAYVQQYSYGNPFLEYFFGQGSQRKSQPVVGSGSGVIISDDGYIVTNNHVIDKAQKIKVVLNDKREFDAELVGSDPGTDIALLKIDENNLPHVKAANSDNVQIGEWVLAVGNPFNLTSTVTAGIVSAKARNINLLRENYGIEAFIQTDAAVNPGNSGGALVNRKGELIGINTAIASKTGSFSGYSFAVPVNIAMKVVEDLIEFGQVQRAVMGIMIHDLNESFAAENDIETLKGVYIDNISEGGAADKAGIEPGDVIVRIGTVDIKNVAQLQEQLSKFRPGDRLKVTVLRNNREVEKDVILQNKMGSTEIIQGEDPLVNLGAQFEQVSDKEKKLLNISHGMKIVELESGKLRSSGIHEGFIILAMNGMKIVTENDIRQVIEQSKGGIMVEGIYPNGMKAYYAFGK from the coding sequence ATGGAAAAAAGGAAGCTATTCATAAATTTTATTGCCGGGGTGTTCGGTGGTTTATTGGTTTTGTTGGTTTACACCATTTCCACAAATCAAAATACCAATACCATTCAGCAACGCAATAATTATGAGCAAATAGAGCAACAAAATGGTTTCGTGCGTAAAGCTGTAGATTCTAATCAAAGCGGTACAATTAATTCCCAAACAGCAGGGCTTTCGTCTCCGGTTGGAATGCTTGAGAATGAAATGGTTAGTGCTGCACAAAAAACTGTAGATGCAGTAGTACACGTTAAAACAGCTTACGTACAACAATACAGTTATGGAAATCCATTTCTGGAGTATTTTTTTGGTCAGGGAAGCCAACGTAAAAGCCAACCTGTAGTGGGTAGTGGCTCAGGTGTAATTATATCTGACGATGGCTACATTGTAACCAATAATCATGTGATTGATAAAGCACAGAAAATTAAAGTAGTGCTGAACGATAAAAGAGAATTCGATGCGGAGTTGGTTGGATCCGATCCTGGTACCGACATCGCTTTGTTGAAAATCGATGAAAATAATTTACCACACGTTAAAGCAGCCAATTCAGATAATGTGCAGATAGGAGAGTGGGTGCTTGCAGTAGGTAATCCATTTAACCTTACCTCAACTGTTACGGCCGGAATTGTTTCGGCAAAAGCACGCAATATAAACCTGCTTCGGGAAAATTACGGAATCGAAGCTTTTATACAGACCGATGCGGCCGTAAACCCCGGAAACAGCGGTGGCGCATTGGTTAACCGAAAAGGTGAACTAATTGGGATAAACACGGCCATTGCTTCTAAAACAGGATCATTTTCAGGTTATTCGTTTGCTGTACCGGTAAACATTGCTATGAAAGTTGTTGAGGATTTAATTGAATTTGGTCAGGTGCAGCGCGCTGTAATGGGCATCATGATTCACGACCTGAACGAAAGTTTCGCTGCAGAAAATGATATTGAAACCCTCAAAGGAGTTTATATCGACAATATAAGTGAAGGTGGCGCTGCTGACAAAGCTGGAATAGAACCCGGTGATGTGATTGTGCGCATAGGCACGGTCGATATAAAAAATGTGGCTCAACTGCAGGAGCAACTGAGTAAATTCCGCCCCGGAGACCGGCTTAAAGTTACTGTGCTGCGCAATAATCGAGAGGTCGAAAAAGATGTGATACTCCAAAATAAAATGGGTAGTACCGAAATAATTCAGGGCGAAGATCCTTTGGTGAACCTGGGCGCACAGTTTGAACAAGTCAGCGACAAAGAAAAAAAGTTGCTGAATATTTCACATGGTATGAAAATTGTGGAGTTAGAATCCGGAAAATTAAGAAGTTCAGGTATCCATGAAGGTTTTATCATTCTGGCAATGAATGGTATGAAAATTGTAACTGAAAATGATATCCGACAGGTGATAGAGCAATCTAAGGGCGGAATTATGGTCGAAGGAATTTATCCCAATGGAATGAAAGCATATTATGCATTTGGAAAATAA
- the htpG gene encoding molecular chaperone HtpG: protein MQKGNIGVTTENIFPIIKKFLYSDHEIFLREALSNAVDATQKLKALARRGEFEGEMGDTTIRISNDAEKKIITISDRGIGMTAEEVDKYINQIAFSSANEFLDKYKDDVQSIIGHFGLGFYSLFMVSEKVEIYTKSYKDDARGVHWSCEGSPEYQLEEYDKKERGTDIVIHLDEESKEFAEETKINELLEKYAKFLPVPVAFGKEQEWKEDKMVDTDKDKIINNPEPAWTKKPADLEEKDYKDFYKELYPMGEDPLFHIHLNVDYPFNLTGILYFPKIRNNIEIQKNKIQLYCNQVFVTDSVEGIVPEFLTLLHGVIDSPDIPLNVSRSYLQSDSNVKKISSHITKKVADRLNDIFKEDRKQFEEKWDDLKIFIQYGMLTDEKFAERAKNFVLLKNTDGKYFTFDEYKELIKEDQTDKDKKLVHLYTTNKTEQYTFIEEAKSKGYDVLEMDGQLDVHFVNKLETDLEDASFKRVDADVLDKLIEKEVSKESKLSDEQQNNLVPVFRGRLPEDGSYIVSVENLDEDALPVMITQSEFMRRMKDMSEMQGGMNMYGNLPDSYNLVLNSNHPLIVNLASNIDEEVGGELKKTDEAIEPVQKEFDEISTKYADKKEEDLSEEEKQKRTEVQQKLDELKAEKENKLKSFGKEEKLVKQLIDLGLLANNMLKGEDLNKFVKRSVELLEE, encoded by the coding sequence ATGCAAAAAGGTAATATTGGTGTAACTACAGAAAACATTTTTCCAATAATTAAAAAGTTTCTGTATTCTGATCATGAAATTTTTCTTCGCGAAGCATTATCTAACGCTGTCGATGCCACACAAAAGCTAAAAGCACTGGCTCGCCGAGGAGAATTTGAGGGAGAAATGGGAGATACTACCATTCGTATTAGCAACGATGCCGAAAAGAAAATCATTACTATTAGCGATCGCGGTATTGGAATGACCGCTGAGGAGGTGGACAAATATATTAACCAGATTGCTTTTTCAAGTGCCAATGAATTTCTGGACAAGTACAAAGATGATGTACAGTCAATTATTGGACACTTTGGATTGGGTTTCTATTCGCTTTTCATGGTTTCCGAAAAAGTTGAGATTTATACCAAATCGTATAAAGATGATGCAAGAGGCGTACATTGGTCATGCGAAGGTTCTCCGGAGTATCAACTGGAAGAGTACGACAAAAAAGAGCGCGGAACCGACATCGTAATTCACCTCGACGAAGAGTCAAAAGAGTTTGCCGAAGAGACCAAAATAAATGAGCTGTTAGAGAAGTATGCCAAGTTCCTGCCTGTACCGGTAGCCTTTGGTAAAGAACAGGAGTGGAAAGAAGATAAGATGGTGGATACCGATAAGGATAAAATCATCAATAACCCGGAGCCGGCCTGGACCAAAAAACCTGCTGATCTGGAAGAAAAAGATTACAAAGATTTCTACAAAGAGTTGTATCCAATGGGCGAAGACCCACTATTCCATATCCACCTAAATGTAGATTATCCTTTTAATCTTACAGGTATTCTCTATTTCCCGAAAATCAGGAACAACATTGAAATTCAGAAAAACAAAATTCAACTTTATTGCAACCAGGTTTTTGTAACCGATTCGGTAGAAGGAATCGTGCCCGAGTTCCTAACACTCCTGCACGGAGTTATCGATTCACCGGATATCCCATTGAACGTGTCACGTAGCTATCTGCAAAGTGATTCTAACGTGAAGAAAATTTCTTCGCACATTACTAAAAAAGTGGCCGACCGTTTGAACGATATCTTTAAAGAAGACCGCAAGCAATTCGAAGAGAAATGGGACGATCTCAAAATTTTCATTCAGTACGGTATGCTTACCGATGAGAAGTTTGCAGAACGTGCCAAAAATTTTGTACTCCTCAAAAATACCGATGGCAAATACTTCACCTTCGATGAGTACAAAGAGCTGATTAAAGAGGACCAGACCGATAAAGATAAAAAACTCGTACACCTTTACACAACAAACAAAACCGAGCAGTATACCTTTATCGAAGAGGCCAAATCAAAAGGCTACGATGTGCTCGAAATGGACGGACAACTTGATGTTCACTTTGTAAACAAACTCGAAACTGATCTTGAAGATGCTTCTTTTAAGCGTGTTGATGCAGATGTACTCGATAAATTGATTGAAAAAGAGGTGTCTAAAGAGTCGAAACTGTCAGATGAACAGCAAAATAACCTTGTGCCTGTTTTCCGTGGCCGTTTACCAGAGGACGGAAGTTACATAGTTTCAGTCGAGAATCTCGATGAAGATGCTCTTCCGGTAATGATTACCCAATCGGAGTTCATGCGCCGCATGAAAGATATGTCAGAGATGCAGGGTGGAATGAATATGTACGGCAACCTGCCTGATAGCTATAATCTTGTACTGAACAGCAATCACCCTCTGATTGTAAACCTGGCCTCGAATATCGACGAAGAAGTGGGCGGTGAGCTCAAGAAAACCGATGAGGCAATTGAACCCGTGCAAAAAGAGTTCGACGAAATTTCTACCAAATATGCCGATAAAAAAGAAGAAGACTTATCGGAAGAAGAAAAGCAAAAACGCACCGAAGTACAGCAAAAACTTGATGAGCTGAAAGCTGAAAAAGAGAATAAGCTTAAAAGCTTTGGTAAAGAGGAAAAGCTTGTCAAGCAATTGATTGATCTTGGATTACTTGCCAATAATATGCTGAAAGGTGAGGATTTGAATAAATTTGTGAAGCGCAGCGTTGAATTGCTTGAAGAGTAA
- the dapF gene encoding diaminopimelate epimerase, with protein MLQKFHKYHGAGNDFVLIDITENNAIKLTQKDIATICHRRFGVGADGLITLGPSDNSDFKMTYYNSDGLEGTMCGNGGRCAVQFAYDRGMAGKKTTFDAVDGLHKGVITDDEEVNLMMQNIGEIKNTPFGMFADTGSPHLVIEAENLQKLDVKTEGEKLRHDDYFYPDGVNVNYYQIIDNVIHIRTFERGVEAETWACGTGSVATAVIAHHKKQFDSNSIKVQALGGQLTISFEFNGRYENLWLKGPAQKVFEGYDFIK; from the coding sequence ATGCTGCAAAAATTTCATAAATACCATGGAGCCGGGAACGACTTTGTTTTGATTGATATTACAGAGAACAACGCAATAAAGTTAACACAAAAAGATATAGCGACAATTTGTCACAGAAGGTTTGGCGTGGGTGCAGATGGGCTAATTACGCTAGGGCCATCAGATAATTCGGACTTTAAAATGACCTATTACAATTCTGACGGACTTGAAGGCACCATGTGTGGAAATGGCGGGAGATGTGCAGTACAATTTGCCTATGATCGGGGTATGGCAGGCAAAAAAACCACATTCGATGCAGTGGATGGCTTGCACAAAGGAGTGATTACCGATGATGAAGAGGTGAACCTTATGATGCAAAATATAGGTGAAATTAAAAATACGCCTTTTGGCATGTTTGCAGACACTGGCTCACCGCACCTGGTAATTGAAGCAGAAAATTTACAAAAACTGGATGTAAAGACCGAGGGTGAAAAGCTACGACACGACGACTATTTCTATCCGGATGGCGTAAATGTGAATTATTACCAAATTATAGATAATGTTATTCATATTCGCACATTTGAAAGAGGTGTAGAAGCTGAAACCTGGGCATGCGGCACAGGAAGTGTTGCCACGGCAGTGATTGCTCATCACAAAAAGCAGTTCGACTCAAATTCTATAAAAGTCCAGGCTCTGGGTGGTCAATTGACCATAAGTTTTGAATTTAATGGCCGATACGAAAATTTATGGCTGAAAGGGCCGGCACAGAAAGTATTTGAAGGTTATGATTTCATTAAGTAA
- a CDS encoding sigma-70 family RNA polymerase sigma factor, whose translation MRQLKITKSITNRESASLDKYLQEIGREELITVEEEVELAQRIKKGDRAALEKLTRANLRFVVSVAKQYQNQGLSLPDLINEGNLGLIKAAEKFDETRGFKFISYAVWWIRQSILQALAEQSRIVRLPLNQVGSLNKINKAFSKFEQENERTPSPEELADKLELPKEKVSDTLKVSGRHVSVDAPFVEGEDNSLLDVLENQDSPKADGSLMNESLGREILRALATLTERERDIIKLFFGIGCQEMTLEEIGERFGLTRERVRQIKEKAIRRLRHTSRSKLLKAYLG comes from the coding sequence ATGAGACAGTTAAAAATCACTAAATCAATCACGAATCGCGAAAGTGCGTCGTTGGATAAGTATCTTCAGGAGATAGGCCGCGAGGAGCTTATTACAGTTGAAGAAGAGGTGGAATTGGCCCAACGCATTAAAAAGGGGGACAGGGCAGCACTCGAAAAACTTACACGAGCCAATTTGCGTTTTGTGGTTTCTGTTGCTAAGCAGTATCAAAATCAGGGACTGAGCCTACCTGACCTTATTAATGAAGGTAATCTTGGTTTGATTAAAGCTGCTGAAAAATTTGATGAAACCAGAGGTTTCAAATTTATTTCCTATGCTGTTTGGTGGATTCGTCAGTCTATTCTGCAGGCACTGGCAGAACAGTCCAGAATTGTTAGACTTCCATTAAACCAGGTGGGTTCATTGAACAAAATCAATAAAGCCTTTTCAAAATTTGAGCAGGAAAATGAACGTACACCATCACCGGAAGAATTGGCCGACAAACTGGAATTGCCGAAAGAAAAAGTGAGCGATACATTGAAAGTATCAGGTAGACATGTATCTGTTGATGCACCATTTGTAGAAGGTGAAGATAACAGCCTGCTCGATGTACTCGAAAATCAGGACAGTCCTAAAGCCGACGGTAGCCTGATGAACGAATCGCTCGGAAGAGAAATCTTAAGGGCTTTGGCCACACTTACCGAAAGAGAACGCGACATTATTAAGTTGTTCTTTGGTATTGGTTGCCAGGAAATGACCCTGGAAGAGATTGGTGAGCGTTTTGGCCTGACCCGCGAAAGGGTACGCCAGATCAAAGAAAAAGCAATCAGAAGATTGCGCCACACATCACGTAGTAAACTGCTGAAAGCTTACCTCGGGTAA